A stretch of the Lolium perenne isolate Kyuss_39 chromosome 3, Kyuss_2.0, whole genome shotgun sequence genome encodes the following:
- the LOC127343588 gene encoding acetolactate synthase 2, chloroplastic, giving the protein MATATSTAVAFSGATAALPKPRTLRRYQLLSSRRALTAPIRCSAVSPSPSPSPAPPATALRPWGPSEPRKGADILVEALERCGISDVFAYPGGASMEIHQALTRSPLITNHLFRHEQGEAFAASGYARASGRVGVCVATSGPGATNLVSALADALLDSIPMVAITGQVPRRMIGTDAFQETPIVEVTRSITKHNYLVLDVEDIPRVIQEAFFLASSGRPGPVLVDIPKDIQQQMAVPVWDAPMSLPGYIARLPKPPATELLEQVLRLVGEARRPILYVGGGCSASGEELRRFVELTGIPVTTTLMGLGNFPGDDPLSLRMLGMHGTVYANYAVDKADLLLAFGVRFDDRVTGKIEAFASRSKIVHIDIDPAEIGKNKQPHVSICADVKLALQGLNALLSGSKAHKSFDFGSWHEELEQQKTEFPLGYKTFGEAIPPQYAIQVLDELTKGEAIIATGVGQHQMWAAQYYTYKRPRQWLSSAGLGAMGFGLPAAAGAAVANPGVTVVDIDGDGSFLMNIQELALIRIENLPVKVMILNNQHLGMVVQWEDRFYKANRAHTYLGNPENESEIYPDFVTIAKGFNVPAVRVTKRSEVRAAIKKMLETPGPYLLDIIVPHQEHVLPMIPSGGAFKDIIMEGDGRIAY; this is encoded by the coding sequence atggccacTGCCACTTCCACAGCCGTCGCCTTCTCGGGTGCCACCGCCGCCTTGCCCAAACCACGCACTCTCCGGCGTTACCAACTGCTCTCCTCACGCCGCGCCCTCACCGCCCCCATCAGGTGCTCCGCGGTGTCCCCTTCGCCTTCGCCCTCGCCCGCCCCTCCTGCCACCGCGCTCCGTCCATGGGGCCCATCCGAGCCCCGCAAGGGCGCCGACATCCTCGTCGAGGCCCTCGAGCGCTGCGGCATCAGCGACGTCTTCGCCTACCCGGGCGGCGCCTCAATGGAGATCCACCAGGCGCTCACGCGCTCGCCGCTCATCACCAACCACCTCTTCCGCCACGAGCAGGGCGAGGCCTTCGCGGCGTCCGGGTACGCGCGCGCGTCCGGCCGCGTCGGGGTCTGCGTCGCCACCTCCGGCCCGGGGGCCACCAACCTCGTCTCCGCGCTCGCCGACGCCCTCCTCGACTCCATCCCCATGGTGGCCATCACGGGGCAGGTCCCGCGCCGCATGATCGGCACGGACGCCTTCCAGGAGACGCCCATCGTCGAGGTCACCCGCTCCATCACCAAGCACAACTACCTCGTCCTCGACGTCGAGGACATCCCCCGCGTCATCCAGGAAGCCTTCTTCCTCGCCTCCTCTGGCCGCCCAGGGCCCGTGCTCGTCGACATCCCCAAGGACATCCAGCAGCAGATGGCTGTGCCCGTCTGGGACGCGCCCATGAGTCTGCCAGGCTACATTGCCCGCCTGCCTAAGCCACCGGCTACTGAACTGCTCGAGCAGGTCCTGCGTCTGGTTGGTGAGGCAAGACGCCCGATTCTCTATGTTGGCGGTGGCTGCTCTGCATCCGGAGAGGAGCTCCGCCGCTTTGTTGAGCTCACTGGGATCCCAGTTACAACTACCCTCATGGGTCTTGGCAACTTCCCCGGCGATGACCCGCTGTCTCTGCGGATGCTTGGGATGCATGGCACTGTGTACGCAAACTACGCCGTTGATAAGGCTGACCTCTTGCTTGCATTTGGCGTGAGGTTTGATGATCGCGTGACTGGGAAAATCGAGGCTTTTGCGAGCAGGTCCAAGATTGTGCACATTGACATTGATCCAGCTGAGATTGGCAAGAACAAGCAGCCGCATGTCTCCATTTGTGCTGATGTCAAGCTCGCTTTGCAGGGCCTGAATGCTCTGCTAAGTGGGAGCAAAGCGCACAAGAGTTTCGATTTTGGCTCGTGGCATGAGGAGCTGGAGCAGCAGAAAACGGAGTTTCCTCTGGGATACAAAACTTTCGGGGAGGCCATCCCACCGCAATATGCTATCCAGGTACTGGATGAGCTGACCAAAGGTGAGGCCATCATTGCCACTGGTGTTGGGCAGCACCAGATGTGGGCGGCTCAGTATTACACTTACAAGCGCCCACGGCAGTGGCTGTCTTCGGCTGGTCTGGGGGCAATGGGGTTTGGGTTGCCAGCTGCAGCTGGTGCTGCTGTGGCTAACCCAGGTGTCACAGTTGTTGACATTGATGGGGATGGTAGCTTCCTCATGAACATTCAGGAGTTGGCGCTGATTCGCATTGAGAACCTCCCAGTTAAGGTGATGATATTGAACAACCAGCATCTTGGAATGGTGGTGCAGTGGGAGGACAGGTTTTACAAGGCCAATCGGGCGCATACATACCTTGGGAACCCAGAAAATGAGAGTGAGATATATCCAGATTTTGTGACCATTGCTAAAGGGTTCAATGTTCCTGCAGTTCGGGTGACAAAGAGGAGTGAAGTCCGTGCAGCAATCAAGAAGATGCTTGAGACCCCTGGGCCATACTTGTTGGATATCATCGTCCCTCACCAGGAGCATGTGCTGCCTATGATCCCTAGCGGTGGTGCTTTTAAGGACATTATCATGGAAGGTGATGGCAGGATTGCGTATTAA
- the LOC127343589 gene encoding protein PLASTID MOVEMENT IMPAIRED 1-RELATED 1: MSSRRPPPAAADRAAEAGDAALARDIVTLHKALSLDPSRRRRSLPLPPPSATADHKQPKLKPSSSRKLLPSTSSSSSSSTTTSSSFWKKSLTAISHLGRRRLDCAFTLHVHSIDGLPTPLDGSPLTVHFRRLSASASTRAVPPALGAAAFDEPLTQRSPVYFSRGAKNAVKYEPRAFVVAVNASALELGRHEVDLTRLLPLSIDDLDDGGDSGFGKWTTSFRLSGVARGARLNVTFACALVPAAGEQQVAGLRRGSMARQAPSPVPARTRDVVRVLHEVLPSTRPFKALAFAGDAGLDATKATVVEPEEDGSPESKHCTSVEVKKGEGDLPHPDGDCYSAEFNVVEQGVEVAIQDLEQLKPADADYVAHPAEKFNGEANEEGTTKPAFLSHDPAKDGTVEVKLEEEPSDVTPETDDVGDKQAAPVEAAVLPTSSLEEDGQLAEDAELEDLESLFNKFAIVEPEEFGSPTLDDKLSRRMSCMGAEDGYNSASRKSRSRSVDASSDFVASEFLEMLGIEHSPFGPTTDSDSESPREKLWKQFEKEALESGDCILGLDFEDGADEASCDDFAEEFDLSAIIHEAELELQSAAPPIDATFTAKSLEDQEAEALMRQFGLNEKSFQSSPRGTRSGFGSPIDIPPELPLELPPLADGLGPFIQTEDGGFLRSMNLALFKNAKNNCSLVMQASSPIVLPAEMGSGIMEILHGLASVGIEKLSMQANKLMPLEDVNGKMMQQLAWGACPALESAGRYNLLENHSMEALAGGVSDAPLGKKKKRRGADLSSSLGGINASEYVSLEDLAPLAMEKIEALSIEGLRIQSGMSEEEAPSNISAHPVGEISSLQGKCAENTRTLGLEGTAGLQLLDVKQSGGDVDGLMGLSITLDEWMRLDSGVVDEEEQFSDRTSKILAAHHAKSMDLLAENQNADKKSRRSGRRWGLLGNNFTVALMVQLRDPLRNYEPVGTPMLSLIQVERVFIPPKPKIYNTVSEKGNSEEYYEEPKTEEILDKALVAEEKIEEEDSAPQFKVTEVHVAGFKSEPEKTKPWGNQTQQQAGSRWLLGAGMGKGNKNPLMKSKAIAKPTKDAAGQQGDTLWSISSRVHGPGTRWGELTGSKRNPNILLQKDKRFR, from the exons ATGTCCTCGCGCCGCCCCCCGCCGGCGGCCGCCGACCGCGCGGCGGAGGCGGGCGACGCGGCCCTCGCGCGCGACATCGTCACGCTCCACAAGGCCCTCTCCCTCGacccctcgcgccgccgccgctcgctccCGCTCCCGCCCCCATCTGCCACCGCCGACCACAAGCAGCCCAAGCTCAAGCCCTCCTCCTCCCGCAAGCTCCtcccctccacctcctcctcctcctcctcctccaccaccacctcctcctccttctgGAAAAAGTCCCTGACAGCCATCTCCCACCTGGGCCGGCGCCGCCTGGACTGCGCCTTCACCCTACACGTACACTCCATCGACGGCCTCCCCACACCGCTCGACGGCTCCCCGCTCACCGTCCACTTCCGCCGCCTCTCCGCCAGCGCCTCCACCCGCGCGGTCCCGCCAGCCCTGGGCGCCGCCGCCTTCGACGAGCCCCTCACGCAGCGCTCGCCCGTCTACTTCTCGCGCGGGGCCAAGAACGCGGTCAAGTACGAGCCGCGGGCCTTCGTGGTCGCCGTCAACGCCTCCGCGCTCGAGCTCGGCAGGCACGAGGTCGACCTCACCCGGCTCCTGCCGCTCTCCATCGACGAcctcgacgacggcggcgactccGGGTTCGGCAAGTGGACCACCAGCTTCCGCCTCTCCGGCGTCGCGCGCGGCGCGCGCCTCAACGTCACCTTCGCCTGCGCGCTCGTGCCCGCCGCCGGGGAGCAGCAGGTGGCCGGGCTGAGGCGGGGCTCCATGGCGCGGCAGGCGCCCTCGCCCGTGCCTGCACGGACCCGGGACGTCGTCAGGGTGCTGCACGAGGTTCTGCCCAGCACCAGGCCTTTCAAAGCCTTGGCCTTTGCTGGTGACGCAGGTCTTGATGCCACAAAAGCAACAGTAGTAGAACCCGAGGAGGATGGTTCGCCGGAGTCAAAGCATTGCACGTCCGTGGAGGTGAAGAAGGGGGAGGGCGACTTGCCGCACCCAGATGGCGATTGCTACAGCGCAGAGTTCAATGTGGTTGAGCAGGGAGTTGAGGTCGCCATCCAGGACCTAGAGCAGCTCAAACCTGCCGATGCTGACTATGTGGCTCATCCTGCAGAGAAATTTAATGGGGAAGCTAATGAAGAGGGAACAACCAAGCCTGCATTTTTAAGCCACGATCCTGCTAAAGACGGCACCGTTGAAGTGAAGCTGGAAGAGGAGCCCAGCGATGTCACTCCTGAAACGGACGATGTGGGAGACAAGCAGGCTGCGCCGGTCGAAGCAGCCGTGCTCCCTACTTCATCATTGGAAGAAGATGGTCAGCTGGCAGAGGATGCAGAGCTGGAGGATCTGGAGTCCTTGTTCAACAAATTCGCAATCGTGGAGCCAGAGGAATTTGGTTCACCAACTCTAGACGATAAGCTTTCTAGGCGAATGAGCTGCATGGGCGCGGAAGACGGTTACAATTCCGCCAGCAGGAAGAGCAGATCACGCAGCGTGGATGCTTCGTCTGATTTTGTTGCTAGCGAGTTCTTGGAAATGCTTGGGATCGAGCATAGCCCATTTGGGCCAACCACAGACAGTGATTCAGAGTCGCCGAGAGAGAAGCTTTGGAAGCAATTCGAAAAAGAAGCTCTGGAATCTGGGGACTGTATTCTAGGTTTGGATTTCGAAGATGGAGCGGACGAAGCTAGTTGTGACGACTTTGCAGAGGAATTTGATCTCTCCGCAATCATACACGAGGCTGAGCTTGAGCTGCAGAGTGCAGCTCCGCCCATAGACGCCACATTTACAGCCAAGTCACTGGAAGACCAGGAAGCTGAAGCTTTGATGCGTCAGTTCGGGCTAAATGAGAAGTCCTTCCAATCTTCCCCACGTGGAACTAGAAGTGGGTTTGGTAGCCCCATTGACATACCACCTGAGCTGCCCCTCGAGCTGCCGCCTTTGGCTGATGGTTTGGGCCCATTTATTCAGACAGAAGATGGAGGATTTCTTAGGTCGATGAATCTAGCTCTTTTCAAGAATGCAAAGAACAATTGTAGCCTGGTCATGCAGGCTTCTTCTCCAATCGTGCTACCAGCAGAAATGGGCTCTGGAATTATGGAGATATTGCACGGTCTAGCTTCAGTTGGAATCGAAAAGCTATCAATGCAAGCAAACAAACTTATGCCCTTGGAAGATGTGAATGGCAAAATGATGCAGCAGCTCGCCTGGGGGGCTTGTCCTGCTCTAGAGTCTGCTGGAAG ATACAACCTATTGGAGAACCATAGCATGGAAGCTTTGGCAGGAGGGGTCAGTGATGCTCCCTtgggaaagaagaagaaaagaagaggTGCTGATCTGTCATCATCATTGGGTGGGATAAATGCTTCGGAATATGTTTCACTTGAGGACCTTGCCCCGTTAGCTATGGAAAAAATTGAAGCCCTTTCTATTGAGGGTCTGAGGATACAATCTGGCATGTCTGAAGAAGAGGCACCCTCCAATATCAGTGCCCACCCTGTTGGTGAGATTTCATCTCTGCAAGGAAAATGCGCAGAGAATACACGGACCCTTGGGTTAGAAGGGACTGCGGGATTGCAGCTTCTGGATGTTAAACAAAGTGGTGGTGATGTTGATGGACTAATGGGATTATCAATCACTCTAGATGAGTGGATGAGACTTGATTCTGGAGTGGTCGATGAAGAGGAACAGTTCAGTGACCGTACATCGAAAATACTTGCTGCCCACCATGCCAAATCAATGGACCTACTTGCTGAAAACCAGAATGCGGACAAGAAAAGCAGAAGATCTGGTAGAAGATGGGGTTTGTTGGGGAACAACTTCACAGTTGCTCTTATGGTTCAGTTGCGTGACCCGCTACGTAACTATGAGCCAGTTGGCACACCGATGCTTTCTCTGATTCAAGTGGAGAGGGTTTTTATTCCCCCAAAGCCCAAGATATACAACACTGTTTCGGAGAAAGGTAACAGTGAGGAATATTATGAGGAGCCCAAGACTGAGGAGATTCTAGATAAGGCATTGGTTGCTGAAGAAAAGATCGAGGAGGAAGATTCTGCCCCTCAGTTTAAAGTCACAGAAGTGCATGTAGCTGGCTTTAAGAGCGAGCCTGAGAAGACAAAACCATGGGGTAATCAAACACAGCAGCAAGCTGGCTCAAGATGGCTGCTAGGAGCTGGCATGGGTAAAGGCAACAAGAATCCTCTGATGAAATCCAAAGCTATTGCAAAGCCAACGAAAGATGCGGCTGGCCAGCAAGGAGACACCCTCTGGAGCATTTCTTCACGCGTTCATGGACCAGGGACGAGATGGGGCGAGCTAACAGGATCTAAGAGGAACCCAAATATCCTCCTCCAAAAGGATAAGAGATTTCGGTGA